From Lactobacillus sp. PV012:
ATGGGAAATGTAATAAATGCTTGAACGTTATACTCGCCCGGAAATGGGCAAAGTTTGGACAGATGAAAATCGCTACAATGCCTGGTTAAAGGTTGAAATTGCTGCAACGAATGCTTGGGCAGAATTAGGGGAAGTACCTGTTGAAGATGCCAAAAAAATTGCCGAAAAGGCTAGCTTCACTGCTGAAAGAGTAGCTGAATTAGAAGCAGTTACCCACCATGATGTAGTTGCTTTTACGCGTACTGTTTCTGAAAGTCTAGGTGCAGAAAAGAAATGGGTTCATTTTGGCTTAACTTCAACTGATGTTGTTGACACAGCACAAGGTGTTCTTTTAAAAGAAGCAGACGAAATTATTCGTCAGGATTTAGTAAAACTAAAAGAAACAATTGCGCAGAAAGCTCGAAAATATAAATATACTGTAATGATGGGTAGAACCCACGGAGTTCAAGCAGAACCTACTACTTTTGGATTAAAGCTTGCCCGCTGGTATGCAGAAATTGTTCGTGATATTGAACGCTTCGAACATGCAGCTAAAGGTGTAGAATCTGGTAAAATTTCAGGAGCTGTCGGAACTTTTGCTAATGTTCCACCTGCAGTAGAAACTAGTGTCTTAAAACAACTGGGTTTAACACAACAGCCAGTTACTTCTCAGGTTTTACCAAGAGATTTACATGCTGAATATATTGCAATGTTGGGCTTAATTGCAACGAGTATTGAAAACTGGGCTACAGAAATAAGATCTTTACAAAGGTCAGAAATTCATGAAGTTGAAGAACACTTTAGAGCAGGACAAAAGGGCTCTTCTGCAATGCCACATAAGCGTAATCCAATTGGTTCAGAAAACTTATCAGGGATGGCACGGGTAGTTCGTGGACATGTAATCACTGCTTACGAAGATGTAACTTTGTGGCATGAACGAGATATTTCTCATTCAAGTGCTGAAAGAGTGATTTTACCTGATACTACTATTGCAATTGATTATATGTTAAATCGTTTTAACCGGATTTTAACTAATTTAGATGTCTTTCCAGAAACAATGTTAAAAAATATGGATCGTACTTATGGCTTAATTTATTCACAACGAGTTCTATTAAAACTAATTGATGAAGCTGGACTTTCACGTGAAAAGGCTTATGATATGGTGCAAAAATTGACTGCAAAATCTTGGAATGAACAAAAGCAATTCCGTCCATTGGTAGAAAATAGTGAAATTATGAATTATCTTTCTCCAGAAGATATTGCTGATGCCTTTGATTATCATTATCATTTACGGCATGTTGATGAAATTTTTGAAAAATGTGGGTTAAATTAAATAAGGTTCGTATCGAAAGTGATACGAACCTTATTTTTATTCAAATTTATCCAAAGCTTCAATTGCCTTTCCCCAGTCATTATTAGCTTGCTCAAGTTTTCCTTGGACTTCAGTTAGCTCTTCTTGCAAAGGACCTAACTTTTCAAAGGAAGCAGCAATTTCGGGATTGGCCATCTCAGTTTGAATTTCCTCTTCTCGATTTTCTAGTTCTTCGATTTGCTTTTCTGCATCTTTAATTGCACGTTCTAATTTTCTCTTTTGAGAATCACGCGCTTTTTGTTCTTGGTAAGAAAGTTTTGTCTTACTTTCAGAAGCAGGAGCAGAAGATGGAGAGGAGGTAGAGATACTTGTTTGAGCAGCAAGTTTCTCTTTTTCTCTTTCAGCAAGATAGTAAGAATAATTCCCCTCATAAAGTTTTGCATGACCATCACGTACAGAAATAATTTTATTAGCTAATTCGTTAATAAAGTAGCGGTCGTGAGAAACAAATAATAGTGTACCATCGTAATTGTTTAATGCAGATTCTAAAACTTCTTTAGCTTCAATATCTAAGTGGTTAGTTGGCTCATCCATTAGCAAGAAATTATCATGTTCAAGTGATAATACAGTTAAAGTTAATCGAGCTTTTTGTCCGCCAGATAATTGTCCAACAGTTTTGTCAGTATCTTTAGCAGTAAAAAGAAAACTAGCTAAAATAGAACGCACATCTTTTTCTGGCATTGTTTTGTGTCGATCCCAAATTGTGTCTAGCACTGTTTTAGAAGGGTCAAGTGTTTGTAATTCCTGATCGTAGTAACCCATATCTAAACTGGCTCCTAATTTAATTGAACCAGCTTTAGGCGTTAATTTGTCCACAACAGTTTTTAATAAAGTAGATTTACCAATCCCATTTGGCCCAATGATTGCTACCCGATCATTTTTATTAACTTGAAAATCAATATTTTCAACCATCGTTTTATCTGGATAGCCAATTGATAGATCTTTAGCAATTAAAACTTCTTTTCCAGATGGACGCTCACTTGAAAAATGAATTTTAACTTTATTTTTATGTTTAGGAGGGGTAATTCGTTCTAGTTTTTCTAGTTGCTTACGTCTACTTTGGGCGCGCTTAGTAGTAGAGGCTCTAACTAAATTTTTCTGGATAAACTCCTCTTCTTTTTTGATATGCTCTTGTTGTTTTTCATAAGCTGCTTCTTGCTGGGAATCCATCAATTCGCGCTCTTTAGTATATTGAGTATAGTTTCCCTTAAAAGTAGTAAGCTTGCCAAAATTTAATTCAAAGATTTCGTTGGTTAAATTATCTAAAAAGTATTGATCGTGAGATACAGTGACAATTGCACCTTGATAATTTTTTAGGAAACTTTCTAACCAATCTAGAGTGTCTAAATCCAAGTGGTTAGTTGGTTCGTCTAAAAGCAATAGAGGTGGTTTTTGTAAGAGAAGTTTCACAAATGCTAATCTAGTTTTTTCACCACCAGATAAAGTACCAATTACTTTTTCCCAGCTATTTTCTTTGAAGTTAAAACCGTTTAAAACACTTTTAATTTCTGCTTGGTAAGAAAATCCGCCTTCTTGTTCAAAGTCATAAGCTAGTTGATCATAGCGTTTCAAAAGTTCTTGGTCTTCAGGGTGCTCAGCAATTTGAATTTGCATTTGGGTAATTTGCTTATTTTTTTGAATTAAATTTGCAAAAACAGATTCCATTTCATCCCAAATTGTATTTTTTTCGTTTAAGGCATTTTCCTGAGCAATATAACCAACTTTAATACCCTTGTTAATAGTGAAATTGCCACTGCTAGCCTCTTGCTGGCCAGTTAAAATTTTAAGTAGGGTAGTTTTTCCAGCTCCGTTAGGACCGACAAGTCCAATCCGAGCGTTGTCAGGAATAGAAAAACTAACATTTGAAAAAATTGTATTTGCCCCAAAGCGTTGTTCGAGGTTTTGTGCTTGTCCAATAATCATATTTATCTCACTTCCTAATCAAATATTCTATCATAGTAATTCTAGAGGATTCTAGACTTATAATTAGTAAAAATAAGGCTTGTGAAAAAATCACTTGATTTTTATTCGATAAAGTGAGTATTATTAAGAAAATTAGTGAAAAATTCACATATTTTAACTGATTGAGAGGTTTATAAAAATGGGAGAAATACCAAAAATTCCAAAAGCTACAGCTAGACGTTTGCCACTCTATTATCGTTACTTAGTTTTTTTAGATGATGAGGGGAAAGAAAAAATTTCCTCAACTGAACTAGCTCAGGCTGTTCAAGTTGATAGTGCATCAATTCGTAGAGACTTTTCCTATTTTGGTGCACTTGGGAAAAGAGGATACGGCTATGATGTAAAAAGCTTATTGAAGTTTTTCAAGAAAATATTAAATCAAGATACGTTAACTAATGTAGCTTTGGTAGGTGTAGGTAATATGGGACATGCGCTTTTAAATTATAATTTTAAAAGAACTAATAATATCCGTATTTCTGCTGCTTTTGATATTAATCCAGAAATTACAGGGACGATCATGAGTGGGGTACCAGTTTATGATGTTAAAGAAATGAAAAAGCAACTTCGAGATCAGCAAATTGATATTGCAATTTTAGCAGTACCGCAAAGTACTGCTCAAAAAACTACTGATGAGTTGGTAGAAGCTGGTATAAAAGGAATTATGAATTTTACTCCTATTCGACTTTCAGCTCCTGAAAGTGTTCGCATTCAGAATGTGGATTTAGCTACTGAATTGCAGACCTTAATTTATTTTCTAGATGCTGAAAAAAATTAGCTTAAACATTTGGATCACATTATTTGCAATCAATTTCTAAAGAAGGTATTATTATAAATGTAAGTTAGCACTTAAGCTTTTTAAGTGCCAAAATATGATTTTTTATATAGCAGGAGGTAACTACCATGTTACAACCAATCGGTGATCGTGTAATTGTTAAAGTAAAAGAAGAAGCTGAAGAAAAAGTCGGAAAAATCGTGCTAGCTTCTAATGCAAAGCAAAAACCTCAAGAAGGTGAAGTTATTGCAGTTGGTGAAGGTAGACGTAATAGCAACGGTGATTTAATTCCAATGGAAGTTGCTAAAGGCGAAACTGTATTTTTTGATAATTATGCTGGCACTAAGTTGACTTATGATGGTGAAGAATACTTAGTACTTCACGAAGGCGACATTTTAGCAGTTATTAGATAAAAAATTAAATTAAAAGGTGGCATTTAAAATGGCAAAAGATATTAAATTTTCTGAAAAAGCAAGACGTTCACTTTTAAACGGTGTTGATAAATTAGCTGATACTGTTAAAACAACTTTAGGACCTAAGGGTAGAAATGTTGTTTTACAAAAGAGTTATGGTGCTCCAGAAATTACCAATGATGGTGTTACTATTGCTAAAAATATCGAATTAGAAAATAACTTTGAAAATATGGGTGCACAATTAGTTGCTGAAGCTGCCCAAAAGACTAATGATATTGCTGGTGATGGTACTACTACTGCAACTGTTTTAACACAAGCAATTGCTCAAGAAGGTATGAAGAATGTTACTGCAGGTGCAAACCCAGTTGGAATTAGACATGGTATTGAAATTGCTACTAAAGCTGCAGTTGATGAATTACACAAGATTAGTCACAAAGTAAGTTCAAAGGCTGAAATTGCTCAAGTTGCTTCTGTTTCTTCAGCTTCAAAAGAAGTTGGTAAGCTTATTGCTGATGCAATGGAAAAAGTTGGTAATGATGGTGTTATTACTATTGAAGAATCAAAGGGTATCAACACTGAATTATCAGTAGTTGAAGGGATGCAATTTGATCGTGGTTACTTATCACAATACATGGTAACTGATAACGATAAAATGGAAGCTGATTTAGATAACCCTTATATCTTAATTACTGATAAGAAGATTTCTAACATTCAAGATATCTTGCCATTATTACAAGAAATTGTACAACAAGGTAAAAGCTTGTTAATTATTGCAGATGATGTTGATGGAGAAGCTTTGCCAACTCTTGTTTTAAACAAGATTCGTGGTACTTTCAATGTTGTAGCAGTTAAAGCACCTGGCTTTGGTGACCGTCGTAAAGCTATGCTTGAAGATATTGCAATTTTAACTGGTGGTACTGTAATTTCTTCAGATCTTGGTCTTGAATTAAAAGATACTAAGATTGATCAATTAGGTACTGCAGGTAAAGTTACTGTTACTAAGGATACTACTACTATTGTTGAAGGTGGCGGTTCTAAGCAAGCTATCGAAGAACGTGTTGAACAAATCAAGAAGCAAATTGCTGATACAACTTCTGACTTTGATCGTGAAAAATTACAAGAACGTCTTGCAAAACTTGCTGGTGGTGTTGCAGTAATTAAAGTTGGTGCAGCTACTGAAACTGAATTGAAGGAAAAGAAATACAGAATCGAAGATGCCTTAAACGCAACCCGTGCCGCTGTTGAAGAAGGTTATGTTGCAGGTGGTGGTACTGCATTAGTTGATGTCAAGAAAGCCATCCAAGACAGTGTAAAGGGCGACAGCGAAGATGCCGAAACAGGTGTAAAGATTGTAATGCGTGCTTTAGGTGCCCCTGTTCGTCAAATTGCTGAAAACGCAGGTAAAGACGGTGCTGTTATCTTAGATCACTTAGAACATGAAAAACCAGAAATTGGTTACAATGCAGCTACTGATAAGTGGGAAAACATGGTAGAAGCTGGAATTATTGACCCAACTAAGGTTACACGTTCAGCACTCCAAAATGCTGCTTCAATCGCTGCATTAATGTTAACTACTGAAGCTGTTGTAGCTGATCTTCCAAAGAAAGATGATGATGCTCCAGCTGCTCCAGCAAACCCAGGTATGGGCATGATGTAATAAAATTTAATCAATTAAAGTTTTAAAAGAAGATCCAAAAGGGATCTTCTTTTTTAGTGTAAAATAGAGTTAGAACTACTCAAGTTTAAATTTTGGAGATTTTTCGTTATAATAGAACATAGTTTCGCTTAAAGGAAAGGCTAAAATTCATGGTCAAAAAAAGTACAACTCCAATGATGGAACAATATTATCAAATAAAAAATCAGTATCCAGACGCTTTTTTATTTTATCGTGTTGGAGATTTTTATGAACTTTTTGAAGAAGATGCAGTAAAAGGAGCACAATTATTAGAGTTGACTTTAACTCATCGTTCCAATAAAACAGAAAATCCAATTCCTATGGCTGGAGTTCCGCATATGGCAGTTGATACTTATGTTAATACTTTGGTAGAAAAAGGCTATAAAGTAGCAATTTGTGAACAATTAGAAGATCCTAAGTCATCTAAAGGGACAGTAAAAAGAGGAATTATCCAATTAGTGACGCCGGGAACAATGATGGATTCGCGTCCAGATCAGGCTAAAGAAAATAATTATCTAACTTCTTTAGTTTCAACTAATTCTGGCTTTGGACTAGCCTATAGTGATTTGTCGACCGGGGAAACTTTTGCGACAAAATTAAATACTTGGGAGGAAATTGCTAACGAACTTTTATCATTACAAACTAAAGAATTAGTTTATGGTGGATCATTAACTGAAAATCAAAAAGATTTTTTGAAAAAAGCTAATATAACTATTTCACAGCCTGTAGAATTACAAGAAAACCATGCTGAAGTTTCTTGTGTATTGCAGAAGTTAGAGGATGAGACAGAAATACTAGCAGTAAGGCAGCTGGTAGGATATTTATTGGCAACTCAAAAAAGAAGCCTAGCTCACTTACAAATTGCTCAAAGTTATCAACCAAATCAGTATTTACAAATGTCTCATACTGTTCAAACAAATTTAGAACTGATTAAATCTGCTAAAACAGGGAAAAAAATGGGATCTTTGTTTTGGTTATTAGATAAAACCAATACAGCAATGGGTGGTAGACTCTTAAAAGCATGGATTGAACGACCACTTTTATCAAGATCCAAAATTTTAGAGCGTCAAAATTTAGTTCAAGCACTTTTAGATAATTACTTTGCTCGGGAAGCCGTAGTAGAAGAATTAAAAGGTGTTTACGATTTAGAAAGATTAACTGGAAAAATAGCCTTTGGCTCAGTTAATGCCCGAGAAATGCTTCAACTTTCGAACTCTTTGGCAGCTGTTCCCAAAATTTTAGATGTTTTGAAAGAAACTGGTGATAAAGCATTAGAGAAATTCGCCAGTCAAGTAGATGATTTAGAAGCAGTTCAAGATTTGATCAAAAAGACGATTGTTGATACCCCGCCTTTATCTACGACTGAAGGTGGAATTATTCGGGCCGGTGTATCCAGCCAATTAGACCGCTATCGTGATGCAATGATCAATGGAAAAAAATGGATTGCAGATATGCAAGAACATGAGCGAGAAGTAACGGGGATTAGTAAGTTAAAAGTAGGCTACAACAAAGTTTTTGGTTATTATTTAGAAGTAACAAATTCTAATAAAGATAAAGTACCAACAGATCGTTACACGCGTAAACAAACTTTAACAAATGCAGAACGCTACATTACACCAGAGCTAAAGGAACATGAAAGTTTAATATTAGAAGCAGAAGCTAAGTCAACAGATTTAGAGTATGAATTATTTGTTCACTTGCGTGATACAGTTAAAAAATATATTCCCGCTTTACAAAAACTAGCTAAACAATTGGCAAGTTTGGATATTTTTACTGCTTTTGCAATTGTAAGTGAACAAAATAATTATGTGCGTCCGGCACTGACACAGACAACCGATATTAAAGTAAAGGCAGGACGACATCCCGTAGTTGAAAAGGTATTAAGTGCAGGAAGTTATATTCCTAATGATATAATTATGGATCATGAAACTAACATCTTTTTAATTACTGGGCCTAACATGTCTGGTAAGTCTACCTATATGCGACAAATGGCGTTAATTGCAATTATGGCTCAAATTGGTTGTTTTGTTCCAGCCGATGAAGCGACTTTACCAATTTTTGACCAAATATTCACAAGAATTGGAGCAGCTGATGACTTGATTTCAGGTCAAAGTACTTTTATGGTAGAGATGAGTGAAGCCAATGATGCATTACAACATGCCAGTGCTAGATCATTAGTCTTATTTGATGAAATTGGACGTGGAACGGCAACTTATGATGGAATGGCGCTTGCAGGTGCAATTGTTAAATATCTTCATGATATGGTTGGCGCAAAGACTCTTTTTGCAACTCACTATCATGAATTAACATCTTTAGAACAAAGCTTATCCCATTTAAAGAATATTCATGTAGGAGCAAGTGAAGAAAATGGTAAATTAATTTTTCTTCACAAAATTTTGTCAGGACCTGCTGATCAATCCTATGGAATTCACGTAGCTCAACTAGCAGGACTGCCAGCAGGAGTATTAAAGCAGGCAACTGTAATGCTCCGAAAACTGGAAACTCAAAGTAATAATGAAGATTTTTCAGAAAATAATACACAATTAGACTTATTTGAAAAAGAGCCTGAAAATACCCAATTAACCTCAGAAGAGCAAGAGCTTTTGGATGAGATTAAGAATACGTACTTAGCTGATAAAACTCCTCTTGAAGTAATGCAATTAGTAGCCCAATGGCAAAAAGAACTCAATAAAAAGAAGGACTAAAAATGAGTATCCAAGAACTTCCACAAGAACTTACTAATCAAATTGCTGCTGGAGAAGTAATCGAGCGTCCAGCTAGTATTGTAAAAGAATTGGTAGAAAATTCATTAGATGCTGGAAGTAAAAAAGTAAGAATTGAATTTGAAAATGCAGGCTTAAAGAAAATCAGTGTGCAAGATGATGGTGTAGGAATTGCTAAAGATGAAATAGATTTAGCTTTTAAGCGTCATGCTACTAGTAAAATTAAGACAGAAAGGGACCTCTTTAATATCTCTACCTTAGGATTTCGTGGAGAAGCATTAGCTTCAATGGCTGCGGTAGCAAAAGTCGAAATTGAAACAAGTTTGAAAGATCAACCAGGTGTGAAAGCTCTATTTCAAGGTGGAAAGAAAATTAATCAGGAAACTTTTCCCCCAATTTCAGGTACTAAAATTTCTGTTAAAGATCTTTTTTATAATACACCAGCCCGATTAAAATATTTAAAGTCAGAAAAAACTGAAGTTTTGAAAATAGTAGACATTGTTAATCGCTTAGCTTTAGGGCATCCTGAAATTAGTTTTACATTAGTTAATAATGGCAAAGTTTTATTGGCGACTTTTGGTAAAAATAATTTGCGTCAGGATGTAGCAAAGATTTACAGTCGTAATATTGCAGAAAAAATGTATGAAGTTAAAGCGCAAAGTCCAGATTTTGAAATAAGAGGCTTAGTATCGGATCCGGATCATACTAGGTCAAATCGAAGTTTTATTACTCTTTTATTAAATGGGCGTTATATTAGAAACTATCAATTAACGCAAGCTATCTTAGAAGGATATAAAAATAAACTACAAGCTGGTAGGTTCCCGATCGCAATTATTGATATTAAACTAGACCCACTTTTAGTCGATGTTAATGTTCATCCTACTAAACAAGAAGTTAGACTTTCAAAAGAACAGGAGCTAGAGCATTTAATTACTAAAGCAATTGCTAAAAAGATCACTGGTTCAAAGCAAGAAAGTTTAGGAGTAGAAAAATTATATCGTAAATCTACTCGAACTAATGTAGATCAGTTGAAAATGAACATTGGTAGGGATATTGTTAACACTGTACGACCAACACCTGTAAAGTTAGATGTAGCTAGTGAAGAGCTACAGGTGAGTGATCAACATAGTAAATTTGTTACATTAAATCAGATTCGTAATGATGATAAATATGTAGTAACTTCTAGCTGGGATGAAAATGTTATGATTCAACAAACATTATTGCCTTTTAAGCAGGAAGAAAAAGAAGCTATAGTTGTAACAGATGAAGAGGAAGTTTTAAAGCAAAACTTACCAGAGTTAAAATTTATTGGGCAAACTAAGAGTTATCTTTTAGCTAGTCAAGAAGACGATTTATATTTAATTGAGCCTTTAAATGCTTTGAGACGTTTAAGTTACGATGAAATATACCAACAATTTAAAGATAAAAAGATTAATCAACAAAGTTTATTAAAACCGGCAGTTTTAGAATTTTCAAATCTTGATTATTTAAAGATTAAGGAAAATTTAGCGAGCTTAAAAGAGTTAGGGATTGAGTTAGAAGACTTTGGGCAGAATTCTTTTTTGCTGGCCGCTTACCCAGTTTGGATTGGGGATGACTTTGAAAAAAATGTTCGGACAATGATTAATATATATTTTGATTATTCTGAAAATACGACAAAGTTGTTTACGGAATTAACTTCGATGATCACAAAAGAAAAAGTTAAAAGAAGAAAAAAGCTTACTGATAGTGAAGCCAAAGGATTAGTGGACAGATTAGCTAAGAGTACTGATCCTTATCATGATGGAGATGGCGAAGTTATTATTGTCAAATTGACAAAAAATGATCTAAATAAGATGTTTAAAAGTAGGTAATTAAAAGAATGTATGAATTTTTAGAAGGAATAATTGCGCAAGTTAATCCCGCTTATATTGTGATTAATGTAAATGGAGTAGGATATAAAGTTTTTTCGCCAACGCCCTTTAATTATGAAGAAGGGGAAAAAACAAGAGTTTTTATTGAACAGATTGTAAGAGAAAATTCAATTTTGCTTTATGGATTTCCGACTGTAGCAGATAAAGATCTGTTTTTAAAATTGCTTTCAGTTTCTGGAATTGGTCCTAAATCAGCTTTAGCAATTATGGCTGCGGAAGATAGTGAATCACTGGCAAGTGCGATTGAAGATGGAGAAGTCAAATATCTAACTCGCTTTCCTGGAGTGGGGAAGAAGACGGCTTCCCAGATTGTTTTGGATCTTAAAGGTAAATTAGGCTCACACGTTAAAAAGAGTTTGCCAGCCAAAAATTTATCTCCAGAATTACAAGATGCATTGTTGGCTTTTGTAGCTTTAGGATATACTCAAAAAGAAGTAGATCGAATTACTCCAAAGCTAGCACAATTTGCTGAAAAAAGTGCGGATGAATATATCAAGAAGGGCTTAAGCTTACTTTTGAAAAAATAGATTAAATAATTAAGTGAAATAAGGAAGTGATAATTGTGCAAGATGATAGAATAATTGAACCAGAAAGTAGTTATGAAGATGATGAAGTAGAGTTATCTTTACGGCCAAAGTTTTTGCGTCAATATATTGGTCAGGAAAAGGTAAAACAAGAATTGACTGTATATATTAAAGCTGCTCAAAAGAGGGATGAAGCGTTAGATCATGTGCTTTTATACGGACCACCAGGTTTAGGTAAAACAACTTTAGCGTTTGTAATTGCTAATGAGATGGGGGTTAATTTAAAAAGTACTTCAGGACCTGCAATTGAAAAGGCGGGTGACTTAGTTGCTTTGTTATCAGAATTGGAGCCCGGAGATGTTCTATTTATTGATGAAATTCACCGTTTAGCTAAGCAAGTTGAAGAAGTTTTGTATTCAGCTATGGAAGATTACTATGTAGATATTGTAGTTGGTGAGGGCCAAACAAGTCACCCTGTTCATATTCCTCTGCCACCTTTTACTTTAATTGGGGCTACAACCCGGGCGGGGCAGTTATCTGCACCCCTACGTGATCGTTTTGGAATTGTGGAACATATGCAGTACTACGATGTAGAAGATTTAGACCAAATTATTAGACGTTCTAGTCAAGTTTTCAATACGCACATAGATCCTGAAGCAGCAGTTGAGTTAGCAAGAAGGTCGCGGGGAACCCCTCGAATAGCTAATCGGTTACTGAAACGTGTGCGAGATTTTGCTGAAGTCAAAGAAGAAGAAAGTATTAGTTTTTCCACTACGCAACATGCTTTACTTCAACTAGAAGTTGATGATGAAGGGTTAGATCAAACTGACCGAAAAATTTTGAGTGTAATGATTAATAACTATGATGGTGGACCAGTCGGAATCAAGACCTTGGCTGCTAATATTGGAGAAGATCGGGACACAATTGAAGAAGTTTATGAACCTTATCTTTTGCAAAAAGGCTTTTTGATTAGAACACCACGGGGACGGGCAGTAACTGAAAAAGCCTATTTACAACTAGGTCTGAAACCTAGAGACTAATACTAATAATTTTTGTAATAGTAAGGTATAATAAACTATATAATTATTATTTTATGAGGTGAATTATTTTGGACACACTTTTTTTAGCACAAAAAGCTGCTGGTGGTAATAATATTTTCATGATTGTTATTTTCATCGTGTTTATTGCATTCTTTTACTTTGCTATGCTTCGTCCACAAAAGAAGCAACAACAAAAAAGAATGGAAATGATGTCAGAATTGAAAAAAGGCGATCGTGTTATTTTAGTAGATGGTCTTCATGCAAAAATTGACTCTATTAACAAGCAAGATAATACAATTGTTGTTGATGCGGATGGTATTTTGTTGACTTTTAGTAGAATGGCTATTCGTCAAGTTATGCCAAATGAGGAACAACCTGTTGATGTGGAAAAACAAGAAGCAGAAGATTCTTCCTCTTCAAATGACGATAAAGAGACTACTAAGAAATCTGATTCAAAACAAGAAGAAAAAGATGAAGATTAATAAAAAGCGTCGTTTGACGCTTTTTTTACTACTCTTTAGTGCGGTAAAATTAAAGATAAAGTAATGAATGTGGAAGGAGTTACACCGATGAAAGAAGTTTCAACTATTGTAATTTTATTTGGTGGATCAGGTGATTTAGCTCATCGAAAATTATATCCTGCTTTATATAGCTTATATCAACAAGGTTTAATAAAAAATCATTTTGCTGTAATTGGGACAGCACGGCGCCCTTGGTCTCATGAATATTTTCAAAATCAAGTGGTAAAGGCAGTTAAAGAAGCAAACGGAAATGTTGAAGAAAAAGAAGTTAAAGAATTTGCTTCCCATTTTTACTACCAATCTCATGATGTAATTGACGTAGAGCATTATATTGCTTTAAAAGAATTAGCAAGTGAACTAGATAAAAAGTATCAGGCACAAGGTAATCGTATTTTTTATATGGCAATGGCCCCTCACTTTTTTGAAACAATTGCTTCTCACATTAAGGATCAGCAATTACTTGGCAGTGGTTTTAATCGTTTAGTAATTGAAAAACCATTTGGTCATGATTTGGCAACTGCTGAAAAGTTGAATCAAGCAATTTCTGCATCCTTTCCAGAAGATACAGTTTATCGCATCGATCACTATTTAGGAAAAGAAATGGTGCAAAATATCATGCCATTTCGTTTTTCAAATTCTTTGATTGAAAAGATTTGGAATAAAAACAGCATTAACAATATTCAAGTAACTTTAGCAGAAAGTCTTGGAGTTGGTACTAGAGGTGGATATTATGATGGAGCAGGGGCTTT
This genomic window contains:
- the purB gene encoding adenylosuccinate lyase, translated to MLERYTRPEMGKVWTDENRYNAWLKVEIAATNAWAELGEVPVEDAKKIAEKASFTAERVAELEAVTHHDVVAFTRTVSESLGAEKKWVHFGLTSTDVVDTAQGVLLKEADEIIRQDLVKLKETIAQKARKYKYTVMMGRTHGVQAEPTTFGLKLARWYAEIVRDIERFEHAAKGVESGKISGAVGTFANVPPAVETSVLKQLGLTQQPVTSQVLPRDLHAEYIAMLGLIATSIENWATEIRSLQRSEIHEVEEHFRAGQKGSSAMPHKRNPIGSENLSGMARVVRGHVITAYEDVTLWHERDISHSSAERVILPDTTIAIDYMLNRFNRILTNLDVFPETMLKNMDRTYGLIYSQRVLLKLIDEAGLSREKAYDMVQKLTAKSWNEQKQFRPLVENSEIMNYLSPEDIADAFDYHYHLRHVDEIFEKCGLN
- a CDS encoding ABC-F family ATP-binding cassette domain-containing protein — protein: MIIGQAQNLEQRFGANTIFSNVSFSIPDNARIGLVGPNGAGKTTLLKILTGQQEASSGNFTINKGIKVGYIAQENALNEKNTIWDEMESVFANLIQKNKQITQMQIQIAEHPEDQELLKRYDQLAYDFEQEGGFSYQAEIKSVLNGFNFKENSWEKVIGTLSGGEKTRLAFVKLLLQKPPLLLLDEPTNHLDLDTLDWLESFLKNYQGAIVTVSHDQYFLDNLTNEIFELNFGKLTTFKGNYTQYTKERELMDSQQEAAYEKQQEHIKKEEEFIQKNLVRASTTKRAQSRRKQLEKLERITPPKHKNKVKIHFSSERPSGKEVLIAKDLSIGYPDKTMVENIDFQVNKNDRVAIIGPNGIGKSTLLKTVVDKLTPKAGSIKLGASLDMGYYDQELQTLDPSKTVLDTIWDRHKTMPEKDVRSILASFLFTAKDTDKTVGQLSGGQKARLTLTVLSLEHDNFLLMDEPTNHLDIEAKEVLESALNNYDGTLLFVSHDRYFINELANKIISVRDGHAKLYEGNYSYYLAEREKEKLAAQTSISTSSPSSAPASESKTKLSYQEQKARDSQKRKLERAIKDAEKQIEELENREEEIQTEMANPEIAASFEKLGPLQEELTEVQGKLEQANNDWGKAIEALDKFE
- a CDS encoding redox-sensing transcriptional repressor Rex, coding for MGEIPKIPKATARRLPLYYRYLVFLDDEGKEKISSTELAQAVQVDSASIRRDFSYFGALGKRGYGYDVKSLLKFFKKILNQDTLTNVALVGVGNMGHALLNYNFKRTNNIRISAAFDINPEITGTIMSGVPVYDVKEMKKQLRDQQIDIAILAVPQSTAQKTTDELVEAGIKGIMNFTPIRLSAPESVRIQNVDLATELQTLIYFLDAEKN
- the groES gene encoding co-chaperone GroES, whose protein sequence is MLQPIGDRVIVKVKEEAEEKVGKIVLASNAKQKPQEGEVIAVGEGRRNSNGDLIPMEVAKGETVFFDNYAGTKLTYDGEEYLVLHEGDILAVIR
- the groL gene encoding chaperonin GroEL (60 kDa chaperone family; promotes refolding of misfolded polypeptides especially under stressful conditions; forms two stacked rings of heptamers to form a barrel-shaped 14mer; ends can be capped by GroES; misfolded proteins enter the barrel where they are refolded when GroES binds) codes for the protein MAKDIKFSEKARRSLLNGVDKLADTVKTTLGPKGRNVVLQKSYGAPEITNDGVTIAKNIELENNFENMGAQLVAEAAQKTNDIAGDGTTTATVLTQAIAQEGMKNVTAGANPVGIRHGIEIATKAAVDELHKISHKVSSKAEIAQVASVSSASKEVGKLIADAMEKVGNDGVITIEESKGINTELSVVEGMQFDRGYLSQYMVTDNDKMEADLDNPYILITDKKISNIQDILPLLQEIVQQGKSLLIIADDVDGEALPTLVLNKIRGTFNVVAVKAPGFGDRRKAMLEDIAILTGGTVISSDLGLELKDTKIDQLGTAGKVTVTKDTTTIVEGGGSKQAIEERVEQIKKQIADTTSDFDREKLQERLAKLAGGVAVIKVGAATETELKEKKYRIEDALNATRAAVEEGYVAGGGTALVDVKKAIQDSVKGDSEDAETGVKIVMRALGAPVRQIAENAGKDGAVILDHLEHEKPEIGYNAATDKWENMVEAGIIDPTKVTRSALQNAASIAALMLTTEAVVADLPKKDDDAPAAPANPGMGMM